In Streptomyces sp. NBC_01551, one DNA window encodes the following:
- a CDS encoding STAS domain-containing protein, with translation MLPIKVTDSGVLIIPLRADLDVGSRAATAWAIDRLLAAHRSSPVVVQLSDAAPSPAAVSTVARTIRMCRDAGTQSAVVAAGAEARRTLRSGLGGVRAPDVHVTVHSAVATLSATVGTAA, from the coding sequence GTGCTGCCCATCAAGGTGACCGACAGCGGTGTGCTGATCATCCCTCTGCGGGCCGACCTCGACGTCGGCAGCCGTGCCGCGACCGCCTGGGCGATCGACCGCCTGTTGGCCGCCCACCGGTCCTCACCCGTGGTGGTGCAACTGTCCGACGCCGCGCCGAGTCCGGCGGCCGTGAGCACCGTCGCCCGGACGATCCGCATGTGCCGCGACGCGGGTACGCAGTCGGCCGTGGTCGCCGCCGGCGCGGAAGCCCGCCGGACCCTGAGGTCGGGCCTCGGAGGGGTCCGGGCGCCGGACGTCCACGTCACCGTGCACTCGGCCGTCGCCACGCTCTCGGCCACGGTCGGTACGGCGGCGTAG